A portion of the Paenibacillus sp. PvR098 genome contains these proteins:
- a CDS encoding flagellar protein FliT: protein MMNITSLDAILQDLLELTLFLEKKVQAESEPEEWIELLDKRQEVMNQLSGLFAEGVSLTEVQKQTYLQPTYEADRKIVPIMDAKKKATETQLAIIRKSKAANQQYGGYGNSYAPYGAFFDKKK from the coding sequence ATGATGAATATTACCTCTCTAGATGCCATATTACAAGACTTGCTTGAGCTTACTCTTTTTTTAGAGAAGAAAGTTCAAGCAGAAAGTGAACCGGAGGAATGGATAGAGCTACTGGATAAGAGACAAGAGGTGATGAATCAGTTATCAGGACTGTTTGCAGAAGGGGTCTCTTTAACAGAAGTTCAAAAACAAACCTATCTTCAACCAACCTATGAAGCGGATAGGAAGATCGTTCCAATCATGGATGCGAAAAAAAAGGCAACAGAAACCCAGCTAGCCATTATTCGAAAAAGTAAAGCTGCCAACCAGCAGTATGGAGGATATGGTAACTCTTATGCTCCGTATGGTGCTTTTTTTGATAAAAAGAAATAA
- a CDS encoding cold shock domain-containing protein: MQGKVKWFNAEKGYGFIEREDGGDVFVHFSAIQTDGFKTLEEGQSVEFDIVEGARGPQAANVIKL; this comes from the coding sequence ATGCAAGGTAAAGTAAAATGGTTTAACGCAGAAAAAGGCTATGGCTTCATCGAACGTGAAGACGGGGGCGACGTATTCGTACATTTCTCCGCTATTCAAACAGACGGTTTCAAGACATTGGAAGAAGGACAATCCGTTGAGTTTGATATTGTAGAGGGCGCACGCGGTCCTCAAGCGGCTAACGTCATCAAGTTGTAA
- a CDS encoding flagellar protein FlaG, translating into MEIYSFTGGTPINHSSIGPQGINGSSKKGKEDVISDLILSDTANLQSVQTIEEMKKLKLQGEKITVSDAQLIKAIEKAIKAVQGPETTLQFSIHEQTKQIMVKVMEKQTGKLIREVPPEKTLDFVASIWKMAGILIDEKR; encoded by the coding sequence ATGGAAATTTATTCTTTTACAGGAGGAACACCAATTAATCATTCTTCAATTGGGCCGCAAGGCATCAATGGATCATCTAAAAAAGGCAAAGAAGACGTTATATCAGATTTAATTCTTTCCGATACTGCCAATCTTCAATCCGTCCAAACCATTGAAGAAATGAAAAAACTCAAACTGCAAGGCGAAAAAATTACAGTTAGTGATGCTCAGTTAATAAAAGCCATTGAAAAAGCCATCAAGGCTGTTCAGGGACCCGAAACCACATTACAATTTTCTATCCATGAACAAACTAAACAAATTATGGTGAAAGTAATGGAAAAGCAAACGGGAAAATTGATCCGAGAAGTTCCTCCGGAAAAAACGCTTGATTTTGTCGCGAGTATTTGGAAAATGGCGGGTATTTTAATTGACGAAAAAAGATAG
- the fliS gene encoding flagellar export chaperone FliS, translating to MMYTVAQKYQNNQVTTSTPGELTLMLYNGAIKFIKQTKSAILEKQLDKAHHFNLRVQDIINELIITLDRSYPISEQLLIMYDYMKRRMIEANIKKDGTIIDEVEGFFVQFRDTWKEVMILSKQQA from the coding sequence ATCATGTATACTGTAGCTCAGAAGTATCAAAATAATCAAGTGACAACATCGACTCCTGGGGAACTAACTCTTATGCTATATAATGGTGCGATTAAGTTTATTAAGCAGACGAAATCAGCTATCTTAGAAAAACAATTGGACAAGGCTCACCATTTCAATCTTCGGGTACAGGATATCATCAATGAATTAATTATTACATTAGACCGTTCCTACCCAATCTCGGAACAGTTACTTATCATGTACGACTACATGAAGCGTCGAATGATTGAAGCGAACATCAAAAAAGATGGGACCATCATTGATGAGGTGGAAGGCTTTTTCGTACAGTTTCGTGATACGTGGAAGGAAGTTATGATACTGTCCAAACAACAAGCATAG